GGTGGCGGTTTTCTTTACGGTTGTGTGCCATACGAATTCGTACCGCAATACCAAATATCCAGGTGGATACTTTGGATTCCCCACGAAACGTTGACGCTTTGTTCCAAACTGTGAGCATGACGTCGTTGTAAATTTCGCCAATAAGTTTGGTGTGCCAGCCCCCGCGCTGAAGCAGACCGCAGACAGGGGATTGGTAGCGGTTATACAATTCAGCCAGAGCACGCCGATCTCGCTGTAACGCGATGAGGTCGATCAACTGCTTGTCGGGGATGCGGGCGCTGACACCCAAATTTGTGACATGAGATGCTTGTAAGGCGGCAGATGTAGTCATAACGCTCGACCCCCTGCAAAACACCACCGATCAAGCTCGTGCAGTGCTATGTATTGTGGTGTTTCTGGTTTAAGATCGAACATTCGCTTTCTCGTGAATTAAGCTCTCGGTTTTGAAGGTCGAGTCCAGCCTAAGTGGTTCGGAAAACGCCGTATTTAGCAGTCGACCCTGTGAATGACGCCATAGTAGGAATGGGGCGTTACATTGACCGTGGTAATGAGCGTGGTAATTGGTGTTTTTTGCGTGGTATTTGTAGGAGTTGGATGGACAAGCGAATTGTGGTCAATGTATTGGGTGAGTTGACCCTGAGTCATGATGGGCACGAGATAAACCTGCCCGCATCACGAAAAACCCGAGCACTATTAGCCTTTCTCTGTTTAACGGCGCGCCCACATCGTCGTGAACGGCTGTGTGAATTGCTGTGGGAAGTTCCAGACGATCCACGCGGCGCTCTGCGGTGGTCGCTGAGTAAGCTGCGCGGTGTGTTAAAAGGCAGCGTGGAGTCGCCGATCATGGCAGATCGTGAACGCGTGCAGTTGGACATGGCACCGTTCGACCTTGACTTGAACCGTATCCGCGCCGAATTGACTGACGCTGCACGTGTTATCTCAGTAGCGCAATTGCGAGCATTCGCCAGCAGTCTCGAAGCAGAGTTATTAGACGGCTTAGATTTGCCCAATCAGCCGGTGTATCAGGCCTGGTTGGTGGCTGAGCGTGAGGAAGTGCGTCTCTTACGCTTGAATGCGTTGCGTCGACTGGCGATGCATACTGAAATTGAATTGGAAGAAGGTGCAAACTGGGCCCGACGTTGGCTGGCGCTGGAGCCATTTAGTGAAGATGCCGCCAAGGCGTATGTGAATATCTTGCGGCGTCTTGGCAAGCTAGAGCAAGCAGAACGCGTGGTTACTGAGTTTACAGCTCAGTTAAAACAAGCTGGTATTTCAACCACCACGGATTTCGACGATTATTTACAAGCACCGCCGCAGATATACAGCGAGCAACCAACGCGTGCAAAGTTGCGTCGCCAGAAAATTAACTTCTGCCAGACATCGGACGGTGTTCGAATCGCTTATGCCACGGTTGGTAGTGGTTCACCCATCGTTAAAGCTGCAAACTGGCTGAATCACCTTGAGCTTGACTGGGATAGCCCGATTTGGGGCGACTTGTATCATGTGCTGGCTCGGGAGCGCGAGTTCATTCGGTATGACGAGCGCGGGAATGGTTTGTCAGACTGGGATGTGGACGAGATCTGTCAGGAGGTCTTTGTGCGCGATCTTGAGACTGTGGTTGATGAACTGGACTTGGAGCGTTTTCCTTTATTGGGCATTTCACAAGGTTGTGCGGTATCGATTGAATACGCAGTGCGCCACCCAGAGCGAGTTAGCGCACTGATTCTGATCTCGGGTTATGCCAGTGGCTGGCGGATCGGCGCGAGCCCGGAAGAACAAGAACGGCGCGAGGCGGTTATTACCTTGACCAAACACGGTTGGGGCGCAAAAAATGCTGCTTATCGGCATATCTTTTCACAGACGTTTATGCCCGATGCGAAACCGCAAGCCTTGGATTGGTTTGATGAGTTTCAGCGTCAGACCACCTCGCCAGAAAATGCGGTGCGTTTTCAACAAGCCTTTGGTGATATTGATGTGCGTGACCTGTTGTCGCAGGTGAACGTGCCCACCATCGTGTTTCACTCGCGCCATGATCAACGCATTTCGTTAGCGCAGGGGCGTGAATTGGCGATCGGCATTCCGAATGCTCGGTTTGTGCCACTGGAAAGCAATAATCATATTCTGTTGGGACATGAGCCGGCGTGGCAGGTCTGCGTAGACGAAATTGGCCGTTTCCTGGCTGAGCACAATTTGTAGTCTGAGCGAGCGTAGTTTGTGTGGTGCGACAGCGTAAACAATTGCGTCTGATCCCCGCATTGTGATAGCGTCAACGTGGTTGCGTAGGGCTCGGTCACACACGGTGTGAGCCGGAGTTGGTTATGAAAACACTATTAATGCCCAAACGCCATGCGCCACTCGTTCCGATTTTTTTTCGTTAGCCTCTGTTCTGCTTGTCTGGTATTCAGCGTTACCGCATTTGCCGATGCGACTCGCTTAGTGCCGATTATTACCTACCTTTTGCAAGACTCGCGGCTGGTATATCCGCCAGCGCCAGAATCGTGTCCTGACTCCAAAATCGGGGTCTGCTATGACATTGTCTATGTTCGTCAACCGCGCTTCGGTGACTTTCAAAATACCACCTGGCCCGAGGTGTTTCATCCTGGGCGCTTGGACCCAGGCGCTGATTTGGTGTTGCTACGCACAAATGGTACAGAAGAAATCTTGATTGATTGTGAGGTCTGCAGTGTCACAGACCCCTTTGTTTCATTTGACGGTCAATGGGTGTTCTACAGTCTGTTTCATGACCTAACGCAACTAAACTCTCAGCGCTCAGACCTGCCTCGACTTGGCGCAGATATCTATCGAATCAACTTAGCCAGTCGGCAAATCGAACAGCTTACCCATGGCGAATTCACGCCGAATACTGGTAATGGTAACTGGGATGAGCGCAATCCGCTGGACCCCGCATCGTCGTTTAATCGACTCGGTTATGGCATCTTGAATTTGGGGCCAATGCCACTGCCGGGCAATAAACTGGTGTTTACCAGTAATCGCAACGGCTTTGTGCCGACCAAAGGTTTCAGTACGCCAACCATGCAGATGTTTGTGATGGATCTGGATGGTGCTAACGTGCACGCGATTGCGCCCATGACCATCGGCAGCGCGCTGCATCCGACCATTTTGAATGATGGACGAATCATGTTCTCGAGCTATGAGTCGCAAGGGATCCGTGACCGACGTTTATGGGGCGTGTGGACCATTGATCCAGATGGGCGAAACTGGGCGCCATTCGTCAGTGCCATGACCTCGCCGAATGCATACCACTTCTTTACGCAGGTCTCCAGCGGGGAAGTGGTGGTGGAGCAGTATTACAACCTGAACAATAATGGCTTCGGTGCCTTATTTGCGTTGCCGGCGTCGCCACCAAATCCCAATCAACCCGCGTTTGGCAGTCCGTTTCCTAACTTGAACCCGGGCATCTTGCAGACAGTGAACGCTGCACATGGACAAACCACATTTCGAGATTCGTTTACACCGCAGGGCTACTACGCGTTGACACCCATGACGCACCCTGGCGATTCTGCGGCACCCGAAGACCCCAATGGCGGCCCTCGGGTCGGAAAATTCACCCATCCGTCAGCCGCGCCGCACAATGATCTATTAGTCGCTTGGACACCCGGACCAGCGAACGATTTGAATCGACCGACCACGCTGCCGTACTACGATTCAGGCTTGTATGTGATTGACAGTATGCAGCCGGTAAACAGCCCGAGTGAATTGAAGTTAATCAAAAATGACCCGCGTTACAACGAGGCCTGGCCGCGTGCGGTGGTGCCGTGGCGCGATATTCACGGCGTCGATGAGCCCGCGAGTAAGCCTTGGTTGCCCAATGACGGTTCCGTTCACGCCGAGCTGCCGGCAGGCACGGCGTACGGTTTGGTTGGATCGAGCAGCTTGTATAAGCGTGACACGTCGCCAGGCCGTGGTAGCAGTCAGTTTGATGGGCTGGATGCATTTAATACGTCGCAAAATGATCAGAGTAGTAATTGGTTCTGGCAGGGCGCAGATGCGGGCAAGTACACCAATTCGGATATCTGGGCAGTGCGCTTGCTCGCGATGGAGGCGATCACCGACCGGCGTTACGGCCCGAATAATTCACCGTCTAATCTGGCTGGCGATTTTTACAGTCATGCCAATGAGAAGCTGCGAATCCTTGGTGAGATACCGGTGCGAAAATTTGATCAAAGCGGGCAGCCAATTATGGATCCAGAAGGTAACCCCGATACTAGCTTTTTGGTCAAGTTGCCCGCGGATACGCCATTTACGTTTCAGACCATCGACCGGTACGGCATGGTATTGAATATGTCCCAAACTTGGCATCAGGTGCGCCCGGGTGAGCAGCGTAGTAACTGCGGTGGTTGTCATGCGCACTCGCAAATGCCATTGGATTTTGAACAAACCGCCGCTAGCAATTCAACGTATACGGTGCGAGATTTGTCGACCTCTACCCCCATCGTCACGGGCGACAATGCAGGCAATGTTGGTCTGAGTGAGGTGCCGACTGCGACCGTGAATGTCGAGTTCTATCAGGATATTCGCCCGATTCTGCAGAACCACTGTATTGCGTGTCACAACGGCAGTCAGAACGCCGGGCAGCTGGTGCTGGACGACACCAGCAAGGAGTCTGGGACGCATGTGCCAAATGATTATTATCGCCTGGCCAATGATTCGGGTGCGAAGTACGGATATCCACCAGTGATCCCGAACAAAAGTTGGCGACAATCCAATGCCAGTCGCTATATCCGGCGATTTCAGTCGCGCCGCAGTCTCTTAACCTGGAAGTTATTCGGAGCACGTCTGGATGGCTGGTCCAATGCCGATCATCCGACTGAATCGGTGCCGGGTGATGCATCCACCTTGCCAGCGGGAACTTCCGCCAATAATGCGGATCTGGATTTTGTAGCGAGTACGGCGCATCCGGCTGGTGGCATGACGAGCTTGAGCATGGCGCAAAAGATGATGGTGGCACGCTGGATCGACTTAGGTGCCCCGATTGATGTGTCGGCTGCGAATGGACGGCATCTTGGTTGGATGGCTGACGATAACCGGCCGACGCTAACGATTAGCCAGCCGCGGGCAAATGTGAACACTGTACCTGTCACGGCAATTGTGGTGGCAGTGGCCGACGCCTATACCGGGGTTGATTTGGACACCTTTTCGGTAACAGCAGACTTTAGCGTCAATGGGTTTGCTGCTGGGTCAGAACTTAAAAACCTGTTCTCGCATCAGGGTGGTGGAGTGTATCGCTTAACACTGGCATCGGCGTTACCGCAGAACCAACACGAGCGCCACATTTTTGCCGAAGTAAAAGACAATCAGGGTAATGTGACGCGTCAGGCAGTGCGGTTTTTTACCGCACCTTAATGCACGTTCATCAAGCCCCTAGAGATATTGCGTCTTCAGTGAACAACATTAGCGCTGGCTATCTGCGCTAAATCTATTTATCCTTTGCTGCACAACTGTGCGTGTCACAGGTTCGGTCGTTGCTGGTGCTTCGACATTGCCCCCATGCAATGTTGGTGGCATGCCGGTTACCCGAGTCATTGTGGTTCGCGCTCAGTAAGCGGTACGACAGCTCTCGCACCCAGGCTGTTCACCTTCAATCAGCACTTACTCGCAAACAAATACTGTGGCATCGTTTGACTTAAAAAGCCCGAGCGGTAACGGTCTGCGTTACCTGCGCGATTACCATACTTTTGGGCGGCGGAAAGACACCGTCGATACTCAACTGGATTTTGCCTACGTTTCGAAGTTTCATGCCGTGATCGAATGGCGTGAGCCGGACTGGTTGCTCAAGGATGTGTCACGTAATGGCGTTAAGTTGAACGACAAGATCATTCCCGCGCAGCAGTCGGTGGTGTTAAACGTTGGCGACACCATTGACTTTGCCGGTGTCGGCGAGGCCGTACTCACGATTCGAGATACCTCACCGCCCGTGCCAATGTTGATCAATCAAGCTGCGATGCACGAGATCATCGATATACCAGAGAGCAGCCTAGTACCGAACGAGGCCAAGCCCGAGTTGGCGGTCTACCGCTGCCCGGATCGTGAACAATGGTTTGCTGAGTCAGTCTCATCTGGCGACGAGAGCGGTCCGTTTGATCACGGTGATGTAATCGAGTTCGATGGCAAACGCTGGACGTTTTTTCTGATCACCGAAGACGACGCCACTAAGGAATTCAATCCACAGCAAACCACGCTGGCGGACGTGTTGTTTCGTTTCGACGTAAGTCAGGATGAAGAAAGCACGCGACTGAGCGTCATGGAGAACGGCGTTACCCATGATCTCGGTGAGCGGTCGCACCATTACTTGCTGTTACATCTTCTGCGCCACCGGCAGACTGAGTCGCCCGACACGGGTTGGCTAGATACGCAGTTACTGTTCAAACAACTAGGTCTGGAAGAGACCCACATGAATATTCAGATATTTCGTGCTCGGCGTCAGGTTGCATCGGCCTTGCCTGGGGTCACCGGACAGTCACAACTTATTGAGCGTCGGCGCGGCGCATTGCGCACCAATATTGTTCGCTTTGAAATCTACAAAGAGGGCGTGCGAGAGGACCAGTTCCCCGCATGAGTGACGCATTGAGCCATATAACGCGTCTTGGACGTTACCAGGTTTTGCGTGAACTCGGCCGTGGTGGCATGAGTGTGGTGTACCTGGCGCGCGACTCGGAGCTTGAGCGCGACGTTGCCATCAAGTGCGTGGATACGTCAAAGCCTGCCACCGCCAGACTAGTACAACGTCTACGGGCCGAAGCCAAACTGTTGGCGCAGCTAAACAGCCCCCATATCGTGCAATTGTACGACGTGGTAGAGCAAGATTCGATGTTAGGTCTGGTTATTGAGTTCGTTGGCGGTCATACCTTGACTCAACGTTTGCAACAGGCACCATCGCGTGCAGTCGTGTTGCGATGGTTGGCGGAAGTGGCAGACGGATTGGCCAACGCACATCAGCAAGGTATTGCACACTGTGACCTGAAGGGCGACAACGTACTGATTACCCAACACAACGTGGCTAAAATTGCCGACTTTGGGATTGCGCGCGTAAAATTGGATGACTATCTGGCTGAAGAC
The sequence above is a segment of the Arenicella chitinivorans genome. Coding sequences within it:
- a CDS encoding RNA polymerase sigma factor, whose translation is MTTSAALQASHVTNLGVSARIPDKQLIDLIALQRDRRALAELYNRYQSPVCGLLQRGGWHTKLIGEIYNDVMLTVWNKASTFRGESKVSTWIFGIAVRIRMAHNRKENRHQASDDREVEVVGDQAQRDALEQATQKADNEATLHAALTSLSDAHRTVIELAYFYGYDTQEIADMLDCPLNTVKTRLFYARKHLKSCIMALSTNTMCTTQV
- a CDS encoding alpha/beta hydrolase is translated as MDKRIVVNVLGELTLSHDGHEINLPASRKTRALLAFLCLTARPHRRERLCELLWEVPDDPRGALRWSLSKLRGVLKGSVESPIMADRERVQLDMAPFDLDLNRIRAELTDAARVISVAQLRAFASSLEAELLDGLDLPNQPVYQAWLVAEREEVRLLRLNALRRLAMHTEIELEEGANWARRWLALEPFSEDAAKAYVNILRRLGKLEQAERVVTEFTAQLKQAGISTTTDFDDYLQAPPQIYSEQPTRAKLRRQKINFCQTSDGVRIAYATVGSGSPIVKAANWLNHLELDWDSPIWGDLYHVLAREREFIRYDERGNGLSDWDVDEICQEVFVRDLETVVDELDLERFPLLGISQGCAVSIEYAVRHPERVSALILISGYASGWRIGASPEEQERREAVITLTKHGWGAKNAAYRHIFSQTFMPDAKPQALDWFDEFQRQTTSPENAVRFQQAFGDIDVRDLLSQVNVPTIVFHSRHDQRISLAQGRELAIGIPNARFVPLESNNHILLGHEPAWQVCVDEIGRFLAEHNL
- a CDS encoding FHA domain-containing protein encodes the protein MASFDLKSPSGNGLRYLRDYHTFGRRKDTVDTQLDFAYVSKFHAVIEWREPDWLLKDVSRNGVKLNDKIIPAQQSVVLNVGDTIDFAGVGEAVLTIRDTSPPVPMLINQAAMHEIIDIPESSLVPNEAKPELAVYRCPDREQWFAESVSSGDESGPFDHGDVIEFDGKRWTFFLITEDDATKEFNPQQTTLADVLFRFDVSQDEESTRLSVMENGVTHDLGERSHHYLLLHLLRHRQTESPDTGWLDTQLLFKQLGLEETHMNIQIFRARRQVASALPGVTGQSQLIERRRGALRTNIVRFEIYKEGVREDQFPA